The following is a genomic window from Sulfitobacter pontiacus.
GGAAGCGTTCGTCGTCAAAGCTGATCTGCGCCGCCGGCACGCCCATTTCGTCAGACAGAAAGGCGGTGAAAGCTTCGGTCATCTTGGCCACCGTCGCCAGCGTTGCCGTGCTTTGCGTGGTGACAGAGCGCGAGCCGCCGGTCCCGCCGCCCTGTTTGATCAGATCGCTATCGCCTTGAATAACGTGGATCAATTCAGCCGGGATCCCGGTCTGATCCGATAGGAATTGCGCATAGACGGTTTCATGCCCCTGTCCGTTCGATTGAGTGCCAACATAGATGAACACGGTGCCGTCTTCGTTGAACGCGACCTTGGCCCCCTCTGCCGGATCGCCAAGGATGCTTTCGATGTAATAGCAAAGCCCCTGCCCGCGCAGCAGCCCCTTGGCCGCATCCGCCGACTTGCGCGCTGCAAAGCCATCATGATCCGCCTCGACGGCGACGCGGGACAGCAAGCGGTTGAATTCACCCACATCGTAAAGCTCGCCCGTGGCAGAGGTATAGGGAAACTGTTCAGGCTTGATAAAGTTGATCCGGCGCAGTTCCCACGGGTCGACGCCCAACTCGCGCGCGGCGCGGTCCATCAAGCGCTCCAGCACATAAATCGCCTCGGGTCGACCGGCACCACGATAGGCATCGGTCTGCACCGTGTTGGTGTAATAGCCTTCGACCTGCAGCCATGTGGTCTGCACATCATAGACACCCATCAAGACCTTGCTGAACAGCAGCGCCTGGATGGGCTGGCCGAACTGGCTGTTATAGGCCCCGAGGTTGCATTTGGTGCGGACGCGGTAGGCCGTGATCTTGTTGTTTTCGTCAAAGGCGAATTCCGCAAGCGAGGTCAGATCGCGCCCGCCATTGTCGCTGAGCATGGCTTCGGTCCGGTCCGACATCCAGCGCACCGGACGCCCCAAGGCCCGCGCCGCCTGCGCAACCGAGAAATATTCGGGATAGGCGGCCGCCTTCATGCCGAAACCGCCGCCTGTGTCGGGGTTTGTGACTTGTACGTGGTCATCATCCAGCCCGAAAACGCGCTTGAGGTTGCCCTTGTGCACCCAGACGCCCTGCCCGTTGTTCGCAAGATGCACCTTGCCGTCGTTCCATTCCGCATAGCAGCCGCGCGGCTCCATCGCGTTGACGATGATACGGTTGTCGCCCACGTTCAGACTGACGGTTTTCGCTGCGGCATCAAATGCCTTTTGCGTCGCCGCCTCGTCGCCCATGCCCCAGTCGAACGCCATGTTGTCCGGCGCTTCGGGGTGCAGCGTCTCGCCGCCCCGCTCCAACGTCATATGGGTGGGCAAATCGTCAACGTCGAATGCGATCAGCTCCGCCGCGTCGCGCGCCTGGTTCAATGTCTCGGCAATCACCACCGCGACGGGCTCTCCCACGAAGCGCACGCGCCCCTTGGCAAGCATCGGACGCAAGGGCTTGGCCCCTTCCGTGCCATCGCGGTTCTGCAACACGGTCGCCGCCATAGAGATATCCATCCCCGCCGCTTCCAGATCCTCGATCGTGAGCACCGCATGCACGCCCTCTGCCTCGACCGCATCTGTGACATCCAGCGTCGTGATCACCCCATGTGCGACGGGCGAGCGGAAGAAATAGGCATGCAGCGCGTCGGTTGGCGCGATGTCATCCACATAGCGCCCCTCGCCGGTCAGAAACCGCACATCCTCGACCCGTTTGACCGGTCGGCTTTTCCCGAATTTTTCCATCTGGCGGCATCCTTTGATCATCATCTTGGTGTTGCGCCCGACCTTAAGCGCCAAACCGGCGATGTCCATACGACGCGGGGCGAAAGCTGGGGCTGCTACGCCAAGTTTTCGGCCCCCCAGCCTTCCCCTTTACGCCCCGCTCGGCTAGATCATCCCAAAGCTCAAAGCGCTACGTGAATAGAAGGACGCTGATCATGGCCCTCGACAAGAATTTTGACGCCGCCCAGGCCGAAGCCCGCCTCTATGCCGCATGGGAAGAGTCCGGTGCCTTCAAGGCCGGTGCCAATGCCTCGCGCAAGGAAACCTTTTCGGTCATGATCCCGCCGCCCAACGTGACAGGATCGCTGCACATGGGCCATGCGTTCAACAATACATTGCAGGATATTCTGGTGCGTTGGCACCGGATGCGCGGCTTTGACACGCTGTGGCAGCCCGGTCAGGACCACGCCGGTATTGCGACGCAGATGGTAGTGGAACGCGAGCTTGCCAAAGACGGCAAACGCCGCACCGACTTCACCCGCGAGGATTTCACCGCCAAAGTCTGGGAGCAAAAGCAGAAGTCCGGCGGCACGATCATCGGCCAGCTCAAACGCCTTGGCACCTCGCTTGATTGGTCGCGCAACGCCTTTACCATGTCCGGTGCCCCCGGTGCCCCCGCGGGCGAGGAAGGCAACTTCCACGACGCCGTGATCAAGGTCTTCGTGGATATGTATAACAAGGGCCTGATCTATCGCGGCAAGCGTCTGGTCAACTGGGACCCGCATTTCGAGACCGCGATTTCCGATCTCGAAGTCGAATCCACCGAAGTCGACGGGCACATGTGGCACTTCAAATACCCGCTGGCCGATGGCGCGACCTATACCTATGTCGAGAAAGACGAAGACGGGAACGTGACGCTTTCCGAGGAACGCGACTATATCTCTATCGCGACGACCCGCCCCGAAACCATGCTGGGCGATGGCGCGGTCGCGGTACACACCTCCGACGAACGCTATGCGCCGATCGTTGGCAAGCTGTGCGAAATCCCCGTCGGCCCCAAGGCGCAGCGCCGCCGTATCCCAATCATCACCGACGAATACCCCGACAAGAATTTCGGCTCGGGCGCGGTCAAGATCACCGGCGCGCATGACTTCAACGACTACGGCGTCGCCAAACGTAATAATATCCCGCTCTACGCGCTGATGGACACCCGCGGTGCCATGCGCGCCGACGGCCTGCCCTATGACGCAGCCGCCGCGCGCGCCGCAGCCATCGCTGAAGGCCGTGAAGACGCCCCCGCAGACGCGACAGAGATCAACCTTGTACCCGAAGAATACCGCGGCCTCGACCGGTTTGAAGCCCGCACCAAGGTCATCGCCGACATCACCGCCGAAGGCCTGGCCGTCATGGTACCGCCGACCGATCCGCGCTTGGGAAAACCCGTCAAAGCCCCTCTCGCCCCCGAAGAAGGCGGCGAAGAGCGGGACGAGACGCTGGTCCCACTGGTCGAGCCCAAAAAGATCATGCAGCCTTTCGGCGACCGGTCGAAAGTGGTGATCGAACCGATGCTGACCGATCAATGGTTCGTCGAGACCTCGAAGATCGTGCAACCCGCCATCGACGCCGTGCGCAACGGCGAGGTACAGATCCTGCCCGAACAGGACCGCAAGGTATACTTCAACTGGCTGGAAAACATCGAACCCTGGTGCATCTCGCGCCAATTGTGGTGGGGCCACCAGATCCCTGTGTGGTTCGACGACGAGGGCAAGGAATACTGCGCGGCAACCGAAGCCGAAGCACAGGCGATGGCCCCCGGCAAGACGCTCACCCGCGACCCAGATGTGCTCGACACGTGGTTCTCCTCGGGCCTCTGGCCCATCGGCACGCTCGGCTGGCCAGAACAGACGGATGAGCTGGCGAAATACTTCCCCACTTCAGTGCTGATCACCGGCTTTGACATCATCTTTTTCTGGGTCGCCCGGATGATGATGATGCAATACGCCGTGGTCGATCAAAAGCCGTTTGATACAGTCTATGTCCACGCCCTGGTGCGCGACGAGAAGGGCAAGAAGATGTCCAAATCGCTTGGCAACGTGCTGGACCCACTGGACCTGATCGATGAATACGGCGCGGATGCGGTGCGCTTTACCCTGACGGCAATGGCCGCCATGGGACGCGACCTGAAACTGTCGACCGCGCGCATCGCTGGTTACCGCAACTTCGGCACCAAACTGTGGAACGCCCACCGTTTCGCCGAGATGAACGGCGTGTTCGAGGACAGCGTCGCGGCGGTGACCTACACCAGCCACACCCAGGTCGATCACACGCTGAACAAATGGATCATCGGCGAAACCGCCCGCGTCCGCGAAGAGGTCGACGCAGCACTGGACAACTACCGTTTTAATGACGCGGCCAATGCGCTTTATGCCTTTGTCTGGGGCAAGGTCTGCGACTGGTACGTTGAACTCTCCAAACCCCTGCTGCAAGACGACGCGCCAGAGGCCGCCGAGACTCGCCAGACGCTGAAATGGGTGCTGGATCAATGCCTTGTGCTGCTCCACCCGATCATGCCCTACATCACCGAAGAACTGTGGCAGACCACGGCGACCCGTTCCAAGATGCTGGTGCATGGCGACTGGCCGACCTACACCACCTCCGAGATGCTGGACGCCGACGCCGACCGCGAACTCAACTGGGTGATCGGCCTGATCGAATCCATCCGTTCGGCGCGCGCGCAGATGCATGTGCCTGCGGGGCTCAAAGTGCCCATGCTCTATACCGACATGGACGCTGCCGGCCAAACCGCATGGGACCGCAACGAGGCGATGATCAAACGTCTGGCGCGGGTCGAAACCCTTGAGAAGACAGAAAGCTTCCCCAAAGGCACCGTCTCCATCGCCGCACCGGGCGCGAGCTTTGGCCTCCCGCTCGCGGGGCTGATCGACATCGACGCGGAAAAAGCCCGTCTGCAAAAGTCGCTCGACAAGCTGGGTAAAGAAATCGGTGGTCTGAAGGGGCGTCTGAACAACCCCAAATTCGCCGCCTCCGCCCCGGCGGAGGTCGTCGCGGAAGCCCAAAGCAACCTTGATGCGCGTCAGGAAGAAGCAGACCAGCTTCAGGCCGCTCTGAACCGTTTGGCCGAGCTGGGATAATCAGCACCGCTTCCAAATGGCTTTAAATCCTCGCCGAAGGCAAAAATCTCTTTTGACGCTCCAAAAGATGCCTTCGGCGAGGATTTTTTTACCATTTGGAAACGAATACCGGCGCAAGATACGCCTGCGGTCCTCGCTGGGAAGCAAAGATCGTCCATTTGGAAGGCCCCGTCTGAGCGATCAGTCGGGGCTGACTTTTTTGCGGCGCTAGTCTTTGAAGACCGCGGGGCGTTTGCCGAATTCGGCGGCGATGACTTCCATCTGGTGCGGGCGTCCCAGCAGCGCCGCCTGTTCACGGGATTCCGCGCGCAAAACCTCTGTTTCGGTTCCCGTCTCTGCCAAGGCGGTCAGACGTTTGGCGGCCTTGATCGCGCTTGGACTTTTGCCGGCGATGGTGGTGGCAAGCGCCATCGCGGCGGCCAGCGGGTCTTCGGCGATCTGGGTGATGAGCCCCCAGCGTTCGGCTTGCTCTGCCCCGATGGGTTGCGCGGTATAGGTCATCAGGCGCAGCACGTCGCCGCGCACCAGTTTGGGCAGCAGGACCATGCCGCCCATGTCCGGGACGATGCCCCATTTCATCTCCATCACCGCCATTTCGGTATCAGGGGCCGCGATGCGGATATCGGCCCCGAGCGCGAGTTGCAGGCCCGCGCCGTAGGTCTTGCCATGCAGCGCCGCGATCACCGGCACGCCGACGCGGGTCCAGACCATCGCGACCTCCTGCCACTGGTTGGTGGTGCCGTCGCCATGGGTGCGCGTCATCATCCGTTCCGTCGGGTCACCGCTCGCCAGCGCCCCCATATTGCCGATGTCGATGCCTGCGCAGAACGCCCGGCCCTCGCCCGAGATCACGACGGCACGCGCGTTCGATGCAGCGACCTCGTTCCCGGCGGCGATGACAGCGTCGATCATATCCTGATCAACGGCATTCATTTTATCGGCGCGGGTCAGGCGCACATGGGCGATGTGATTGTCATAGGTAACGGAAACGCGGCTCATTGGGTCCTCCTTGAATTTTCGTGAGTTTGGGCACGAAGCCCGCATGTTGCAAAGCGAAACGCTACGGCACCCAAAACCGCGCGCGGGCATGCTGATGTCACTTGCCCGAAGCAGGGCAGATGCAGTAGCTGATCCCCATGACACAGTATCGCCTCACCCCGCTTGCCGACGCCCTGCCCTCTACCGTGCCCTTTGTCGGCCCCGAAACGCAGGAGCGCGTCATGGGGCGCGCCTTTGATGCGCGGTTGGGGGCGAATGAGAACGTCTTTGGCCCCTCTCCCCGCGCGATAGAAGCAATGGCGCAGGCCCAGCAGTGGATGTACGGCGACCCGGAAAGCCACGACCTGCGCGCAGCCCTTGCGGCGCATCATGGTATCTCGCCCGCCAACATCATCGTGGGCGAAGGGATCGACGGGTTGCTGGGCTATCTGGTGCGGCTCATGGTGACGGAGGGGGACGCGGTCGTGACCTCGGACGGGGCCTATCCGACATTCAATTATCACGTGGCAGGCTTTGGCGGTGTGCTGCATAAGGTCCCCTATGCCGGTGATCACGAGGATCCTGCGGCCCTATTTGCCAAAGCTGCCGAGGTAGATGCCAAGCTGGTCTATCTGGCGAACCCAGACAACCCCATGGGAAGCTGGCATGAAGGGCAAGTCATTTCCAGCGCGCTAGAGGCATTGCCGAAGGGCTGTCTGCTGGTGCTGGACGAGGCCTATATCGATTGCGCCCCCGAGGGCACCGCCCCCGATCTTGTCGCCGATGACCCGCGTCTGATCCGGATGCGGACCTTCTCCAAGGCCCATGGTCTGGCAGGGGCGCGGGTTGGCTATGCCATCGGTGCACCGGATCTGATCACAGCCTTTGGGAAGGTGCGCAACCATTTCGGGATGAACCGCGCGGCCCAGGCCGGGGCGCTTGCAGCCTTGCAGGACAGCGACTGGCTGGCCCATGTGCAGGCTCGAATCGCTGAGGCGCGGGACCGGATTGCGCAGATCGCTGCGGATAACGGGTTGGTTGCCCTTCCCTCTGCCGCGAATTTCGTGGCGATTGATTGCGGGGCGGACGGCAGCTTTGCCAAGGCGGTACTGGACGGTTTGGTGGCGCGCGGCGTCTTTGTGCGCATGCCCTTCGCGGCGCCGCAGAACCGCTGTATTCGGGTCAGCTGTGGCACGCCAGATAACCTTGATGCCTTTGCCGCGGCGTTGCCGGGTGCCCTTGAGGATGCGAAAAAAGGCTGACGTAGCGCATATCCCGCCTATGCTGGGCCATGATCCAGTTGCGAGGTGGCATCATGCGCTCTTCCGACCGCGGCCAATCGGCCCCTAACTATACCAGCGCCTGCGTCGTGATGTTCGGCGTCAATATCCTGTGGGTTTTCGTTGTGATCTGGGCGCTATGGGGCTTGCTGGCGGTGGCGCTGTCGGGCTGGGCCGTCAATGCCATGATCGATCGCATTGCCGCGCGGCAGCGCTAGGCCCCGCCGATCACCTTCGCCGCGGCCTCTAGCGCGCCGGAGCCGCGTTTGATCCCGAGTGCGGACATCCCGGCCTCTATCCCGCCGAGCATCCCCATGATCATCTGACCGTTCACGTGCCCCATGTGGCCCAGACGGAAGAACCCGTGGCTTTCGGGGCTGTCCTTGGGGGCCATGCCCAGACCGATGCCGAGGGTCAGGCCGATGTTGCCTTCGACCCAGTCGCGCAGCTCTGTCGCATGGGGGGCCTTGAGCCGCAGCGCTGTCACCGCATGGCTGCGCAAAGCGGGATCGGCGATGTTCAGGGAAAGATCGCCACCTGCCCCCCACGCGTCACAGGCCGCCCACACCGCGTGCGCCAAGGTCTCGTGACGCTGCCAGACGGCTTCCAGCCCCTCGTCGTGGATCATATCCAGCGCCGCGCGCAGGCCGTAGATATGGTGCGTGGGGGCTGTGCCGCAGTGGTACTGGTAGAACTCCTCGGGATTGGCGCGCGGGGTCCAATCCCAGAAACGGCTGACCCGTGGCATCGCATCGCGCACCGCAGCCGCACGGTCGTTAAAAAAGACAAAGCTCACGCCGGGCGGGACCATCAACCCCTTCTGGCAGGCGGTGACCATGACATCGGCCCCCCAATTGTCCATCTCGAAGCGGTCACAGGCGAAGGACGCGATACAGTCCACCATCAGCAGCGCGGGGTGATCTGCCGCATCCAGTGCCGCGCGCAGACCGGCGATGTCATTGACCACCGAGGTCGAGGTATCCACATGCACGGCCAGCACGGCTTTGATCTCGTGGTTGGTGTCCGCCTCAAGACGATCCGCGATCCGGTCGATGTCCATTGTGGATTGCAGGCCGAAATCCATCACCTCGACGTCTGCCCCGATGCCTGTGGCGGCATCGCCCCAGCCGTGACCGAACCGCCCTGTCGCGGGCACCAGCACCTTGTCACCGGGGGCTACGACATTGCTCAGCGATGCCTCCCAGGCGGCGTGGCCGTTGCCAATATACATCGCCACCTGATGCTGCGTGCCCGCGATACGGCGCAGATCCTCCATCAGCGGGGGCATCATATCGACGATCTCACCGGCATAGATATTGGGGGCCGGA
Proteins encoded in this region:
- a CDS encoding xanthine dehydrogenase family protein molybdopterin-binding subunit, whose protein sequence is MEKFGKSRPVKRVEDVRFLTGEGRYVDDIAPTDALHAYFFRSPVAHGVITTLDVTDAVEAEGVHAVLTIEDLEAAGMDISMAATVLQNRDGTEGAKPLRPMLAKGRVRFVGEPVAVVIAETLNQARDAAELIAFDVDDLPTHMTLERGGETLHPEAPDNMAFDWGMGDEAATQKAFDAAAKTVSLNVGDNRIIVNAMEPRGCYAEWNDGKVHLANNGQGVWVHKGNLKRVFGLDDDHVQVTNPDTGGGFGMKAAAYPEYFSVAQAARALGRPVRWMSDRTEAMLSDNGGRDLTSLAEFAFDENNKITAYRVRTKCNLGAYNSQFGQPIQALLFSKVLMGVYDVQTTWLQVEGYYTNTVQTDAYRGAGRPEAIYVLERLMDRAARELGVDPWELRRINFIKPEQFPYTSATGELYDVGEFNRLLSRVAVEADHDGFAARKSADAAKGLLRGQGLCYYIESILGDPAEGAKVAFNEDGTVFIYVGTQSNGQGHETVYAQFLSDQTGIPAELIHVIQGDSDLIKQGGGTGGSRSVTTQSTATLATVAKMTEAFTAFLSDEMGVPAAQISFDDERFRADGSNMTPTMLEVAEMARQKGRDDLLVHHERATLPGRSYPNGAHVSEVVIDPETGVVTVDRYTVVDDFGNLINPMLAEGQVHGGVVQGIGQAIQEHVVYDEDGQLLTASFMDYAIPRAADVPFVSFNSEPVPSTANLMGMKGCGEAGTVGALAAVSNAVQDALWERGVRQADMPFTPHKVWALLNDSAIAAE
- a CDS encoding valine--tRNA ligase, producing the protein MALDKNFDAAQAEARLYAAWEESGAFKAGANASRKETFSVMIPPPNVTGSLHMGHAFNNTLQDILVRWHRMRGFDTLWQPGQDHAGIATQMVVERELAKDGKRRTDFTREDFTAKVWEQKQKSGGTIIGQLKRLGTSLDWSRNAFTMSGAPGAPAGEEGNFHDAVIKVFVDMYNKGLIYRGKRLVNWDPHFETAISDLEVESTEVDGHMWHFKYPLADGATYTYVEKDEDGNVTLSEERDYISIATTRPETMLGDGAVAVHTSDERYAPIVGKLCEIPVGPKAQRRRIPIITDEYPDKNFGSGAVKITGAHDFNDYGVAKRNNIPLYALMDTRGAMRADGLPYDAAAARAAAIAEGREDAPADATEINLVPEEYRGLDRFEARTKVIADITAEGLAVMVPPTDPRLGKPVKAPLAPEEGGEERDETLVPLVEPKKIMQPFGDRSKVVIEPMLTDQWFVETSKIVQPAIDAVRNGEVQILPEQDRKVYFNWLENIEPWCISRQLWWGHQIPVWFDDEGKEYCAATEAEAQAMAPGKTLTRDPDVLDTWFSSGLWPIGTLGWPEQTDELAKYFPTSVLITGFDIIFFWVARMMMMQYAVVDQKPFDTVYVHALVRDEKGKKMSKSLGNVLDPLDLIDEYGADAVRFTLTAMAAMGRDLKLSTARIAGYRNFGTKLWNAHRFAEMNGVFEDSVAAVTYTSHTQVDHTLNKWIIGETARVREEVDAALDNYRFNDAANALYAFVWGKVCDWYVELSKPLLQDDAPEAAETRQTLKWVLDQCLVLLHPIMPYITEELWQTTATRSKMLVHGDWPTYTTSEMLDADADRELNWVIGLIESIRSARAQMHVPAGLKVPMLYTDMDAAGQTAWDRNEAMIKRLARVETLEKTESFPKGTVSIAAPGASFGLPLAGLIDIDAEKARLQKSLDKLGKEIGGLKGRLNNPKFAASAPAEVVAEAQSNLDARQEEADQLQAALNRLAELG
- a CDS encoding crotonase/enoyl-CoA hydratase family protein; protein product: MSRVSVTYDNHIAHVRLTRADKMNAVDQDMIDAVIAAGNEVAASNARAVVISGEGRAFCAGIDIGNMGALASGDPTERMMTRTHGDGTTNQWQEVAMVWTRVGVPVIAALHGKTYGAGLQLALGADIRIAAPDTEMAVMEMKWGIVPDMGGMVLLPKLVRGDVLRLMTYTAQPIGAEQAERWGLITQIAEDPLAAAMALATTIAGKSPSAIKAAKRLTALAETGTETEVLRAESREQAALLGRPHQMEVIAAEFGKRPAVFKD
- a CDS encoding pyridoxal phosphate-dependent aminotransferase, with the protein product MTQYRLTPLADALPSTVPFVGPETQERVMGRAFDARLGANENVFGPSPRAIEAMAQAQQWMYGDPESHDLRAALAAHHGISPANIIVGEGIDGLLGYLVRLMVTEGDAVVTSDGAYPTFNYHVAGFGGVLHKVPYAGDHEDPAALFAKAAEVDAKLVYLANPDNPMGSWHEGQVISSALEALPKGCLLVLDEAYIDCAPEGTAPDLVADDPRLIRMRTFSKAHGLAGARVGYAIGAPDLITAFGKVRNHFGMNRAAQAGALAALQDSDWLAHVQARIAEARDRIAQIAADNGLVALPSAANFVAIDCGADGSFAKAVLDGLVARGVFVRMPFAAPQNRCIRVSCGTPDNLDAFAAALPGALEDAKKG
- a CDS encoding alanine--glyoxylate aminotransferase family protein, whose product is MPKLSNLSQGRGYLAIPGPSVMPEAVLNAMHRPAPNIYAGEIVDMMPPLMEDLRRIAGTQHQVAMYIGNGHAAWEASLSNVVAPGDKVLVPATGRFGHGWGDAATGIGADVEVMDFGLQSTMDIDRIADRLEADTNHEIKAVLAVHVDTSTSVVNDIAGLRAALDAADHPALLMVDCIASFACDRFEMDNWGADVMVTACQKGLMVPPGVSFVFFNDRAAAVRDAMPRVSRFWDWTPRANPEEFYQYHCGTAPTHHIYGLRAALDMIHDEGLEAVWQRHETLAHAVWAACDAWGAGGDLSLNIADPALRSHAVTALRLKAPHATELRDWVEGNIGLTLGIGLGMAPKDSPESHGFFRLGHMGHVNGQMIMGMLGGIEAGMSALGIKRGSGALEAAAKVIGGA